A window from Dehalobacter sp. DCA encodes these proteins:
- a CDS encoding response regulator: protein MIRVVIADDHPLLREGLRRILEFEEGIQVVSEVGDGQGAINMARKTPFDVLLMDLNMPGVNGLEACKVIRREFPNIGILILTVDDSDEKVFQVLQLGVAGYLLKDVIPKALVDSIRKVYAGEPILSPSVTGKLLGQLSNPNSPKDHFGLSNREMEILTYVVKGSSNKDIGLTLFISEKTVKNHLSSIFRKLEVEDRTQAALKAVKTKLITLE from the coding sequence ATGATAAGGGTTGTAATTGCCGATGATCACCCGCTTCTCAGGGAAGGATTACGAAGAATTCTGGAATTTGAAGAAGGCATTCAGGTTGTATCCGAAGTTGGAGATGGTCAAGGGGCAATTAATATGGCGAGGAAGACGCCGTTTGATGTTCTGCTGATGGATTTGAATATGCCTGGGGTAAATGGTCTTGAAGCCTGTAAAGTCATCAGAAGGGAATTCCCGAACATTGGGATTTTGATTCTTACTGTTGATGACTCGGATGAAAAGGTGTTCCAGGTATTACAGCTCGGGGTAGCTGGATACCTGCTGAAAGACGTTATTCCGAAAGCTCTGGTTGATTCCATCCGCAAAGTATATGCTGGAGAACCCATTCTGTCCCCGTCGGTAACCGGCAAACTGCTTGGCCAGCTTTCCAATCCGAACAGTCCAAAAGATCATTTCGGATTAAGCAACAGGGAAATGGAGATACTTACCTATGTGGTCAAAGGCTCGTCAAACAAAGATATTGGCTTAACTCTGTTTATAAGTGAAAAAACAGTCAAAAATCATCTTTCCAGTATTTTTAGAAAACTAGAGGTTGAAGACCGCACCCAGGCTGCTTTGAAAGCAGTGAAGACGAAACTTATTACACTGGAATAA
- a CDS encoding MBL fold metallo-hydrolase RNA specificity domain-containing protein: MKLCFYGASQTVTGSCYLLETTDTRILIDCGMFQGSKIMKELNYGAFPFDPNLLDAVILTHAHIDHSGLIPKLIKKGFSGPIYATTETIELCSVMLPDSGHIQEMEVTRKNRKHSRMDVPLIEPIYTVEDAVNAQKHFVEAAYNQKTQISQSLSFQFADAGHILGSAHVIVSVKENNTTKTIAFSGDIGTSGQPYVEDPVGIKEACMLKDPDGIRDACMIVMETTYGNRIHPDKTNRMENLARVINNAHQKGGNIIIPAFAINRTQDLLYYLRKLQDDKKIPVMPIYIDSPLAVAATRIFGRNTRNFDQETKQLLEAGQSPFTMPNLHLSETAEDSIRLNAIQGGAIIISASGMADAGRIKHHLKHNLWRHDATVIFVGYQAQGTLGRFLTDGAKEVTIHGEKVAVNAEIVAFQGFSAHADQNELLAWLKAAGGNTDHLILVHGEDDAIQAFSSLVQQKFGIAPIIPELGECLEIADGEIKRLKPSKPWLKEIEDRMGYPAPQEWQSHSSKSVKQRSSEEGPGGRTFKRRRKVLLSEANRAYTKLRKDLKLFIDRSNERKDYENLIDTFESISDLLKTRMKR, encoded by the coding sequence ATGAAGCTTTGTTTTTATGGTGCCAGTCAGACTGTGACGGGGTCCTGTTATTTGCTGGAAACAACAGATACCAGAATCCTGATTGACTGTGGAATGTTTCAGGGTTCCAAAATCATGAAAGAACTGAATTACGGCGCGTTTCCGTTTGATCCCAACCTTCTTGACGCTGTGATTTTAACGCACGCCCATATTGACCATTCCGGGCTTATTCCGAAGCTCATCAAAAAAGGTTTCAGCGGGCCGATCTATGCGACCACGGAAACCATAGAACTATGTTCTGTGATGCTGCCGGACAGCGGGCACATCCAGGAAATGGAGGTAACCAGAAAAAACCGCAAGCACAGCAGGATGGATGTTCCATTAATCGAACCGATTTATACGGTTGAAGATGCGGTGAATGCTCAAAAGCACTTTGTCGAGGCGGCCTATAATCAAAAGACCCAGATCTCGCAATCGCTGTCCTTTCAGTTTGCCGATGCCGGGCATATCTTGGGCTCGGCCCATGTCATTGTCAGCGTCAAAGAAAACAATACGACGAAAACCATTGCATTTTCCGGAGACATCGGGACTTCCGGTCAGCCTTATGTCGAAGATCCCGTAGGGATTAAAGAAGCGTGTATGCTTAAGGATCCTGATGGTATACGAGATGCCTGTATGATTGTGATGGAAACAACCTACGGCAACCGGATTCATCCGGATAAAACCAATCGAATGGAAAACCTGGCCAGGGTCATTAATAATGCCCACCAAAAAGGCGGCAATATTATCATTCCGGCTTTTGCCATAAATCGGACACAGGACCTTTTGTACTACCTGCGCAAACTTCAAGATGACAAAAAAATTCCGGTAATGCCGATTTACATCGATAGTCCGCTGGCTGTTGCAGCGACGAGAATATTTGGGCGGAATACCCGGAATTTTGATCAGGAAACCAAGCAGCTGCTGGAGGCGGGCCAAAGCCCGTTTACCATGCCGAATCTTCATTTGAGTGAAACTGCGGAGGATTCGATCCGGCTGAATGCGATACAGGGCGGCGCGATTATCATTTCGGCTAGCGGGATGGCTGATGCCGGAAGAATCAAACATCATTTGAAACATAATCTGTGGCGGCACGATGCCACGGTCATCTTTGTCGGTTATCAGGCTCAAGGGACACTTGGCCGGTTTTTAACTGACGGTGCCAAAGAAGTGACTATCCATGGAGAGAAAGTGGCGGTCAACGCCGAAATCGTTGCGTTCCAAGGTTTTTCAGCGCATGCGGACCAGAATGAATTGCTGGCCTGGCTTAAAGCCGCCGGCGGCAACACAGATCATCTCATCCTGGTCCATGGCGAAGATGATGCGATTCAGGCGTTTTCATCTCTGGTCCAGCAAAAATTCGGGATTGCGCCAATCATTCCGGAACTGGGTGAATGCCTGGAGATAGCGGACGGCGAAATCAAGCGTCTGAAACCTTCCAAGCCCTGGCTAAAGGAGATTGAAGATAGGATGGGTTATCCTGCACCTCAGGAATGGCAGTCACATTCGTCCAAATCTGTTAAGCAAAGATCTTCAGAAGAAGGACCAGGGGGCAGAACCTTCAAACGCCGGAGAAAAGTTCTGCTTTCCGAAGCAAACAGAGCCTATACCAAACTCCGCAAAGACCTGAAACTATTCATTGATAGGAGCAATGAGCGCAAGGACTATGAAAACCTGATTGATACCTTTGAGAGCATTTCCGATCTTTTAAAAACAAGAATGAAACGGTAA
- a CDS encoding HD domain-containing protein — translation MDISKELFQIINQSGAHPALGWKHCQRVYHLSKELSQHLNLNDEVLYISAMLHDTGKYPMYALPNVDHTLRSKGVAMNLLKSYHFEQEKLAKILDAIECHMYYSEPGNSDEAIYLRDANILDNLGNIGLMKLLSLVGQDELIPSPDEALMRAQTFAEALPKKVYSKTGRRIAVKRREEIMRFLSGIKRQTSEYAWI, via the coding sequence ATGGATATCTCCAAAGAACTATTTCAAATTATCAACCAATCCGGTGCTCATCCGGCTCTTGGCTGGAAACACTGTCAGCGGGTCTATCATTTATCCAAAGAATTATCTCAGCATCTCAACCTGAATGATGAAGTACTTTATATTTCTGCAATGCTTCACGATACCGGAAAGTACCCGATGTACGCGCTTCCCAACGTCGATCATACCCTCAGATCAAAAGGTGTCGCGATGAACCTGTTGAAGAGCTATCACTTTGAGCAGGAAAAACTGGCAAAAATTCTGGACGCCATTGAATGCCACATGTATTATTCCGAGCCGGGCAACAGTGACGAGGCTATTTATTTAAGGGACGCCAATATCCTTGATAATCTCGGAAACATCGGATTAATGAAACTGCTGAGCCTTGTCGGACAGGACGAGCTGATCCCGAGTCCCGATGAGGCTTTAATGCGAGCGCAGACCTTTGCTGAAGCACTGCCCAAGAAAGTATACTCCAAGACCGGCAGGAGAATCGCTGTCAAACGGCGCGAAGAGATCATGCGTTTTCTGTCAGGGATTAAGCGTCAGACTTCGGAGTATGCCTGGATCTGA
- a CDS encoding DnaD domain-containing protein, producing the protein MSKNKVYGGFCQALLFSGSVSIPNLILDHYTELGIGHKEMMLMIHMMTESSTNSDRIEEQITKKMGLSVEEYKIMIQNLQTRGLLSVNSRKAKNSVNREYDFSGLIDQLLELWGINEFKQMSSGSERNGKMNIENMPDLSQAKLTSLFEQELGRPLTGLECEHIEKWLMASYSEELIIEALRRGVGAGIRNFRYLDSILREWEKKGIKTRLEVEAEDQNFQSRQNKKNAKPLKGSPKIKSKYDNIYL; encoded by the coding sequence TTGTCAAAAAACAAGGTATACGGGGGCTTTTGTCAAGCTCTTTTATTTTCCGGTTCCGTTTCGATTCCTAATCTTATTCTTGATCATTATACGGAACTTGGAATCGGTCACAAGGAAATGATGCTGATGATTCATATGATGACTGAGTCAAGTACGAACAGTGATCGTATTGAGGAACAGATCACCAAAAAAATGGGACTCTCGGTTGAAGAATACAAAATCATGATCCAGAATCTCCAGACCCGAGGACTGCTTTCTGTCAATAGCCGCAAAGCGAAAAACAGCGTGAATCGTGAATATGATTTCAGTGGGCTGATCGATCAGTTATTGGAATTATGGGGAATCAATGAGTTTAAGCAGATGTCCTCAGGCAGTGAACGTAATGGCAAAATGAATATAGAGAATATGCCGGACCTTTCTCAGGCTAAGCTGACTTCGCTGTTCGAACAGGAATTAGGCAGGCCGTTAACCGGTCTGGAGTGTGAACATATTGAAAAATGGCTGATGGCCTCGTATTCCGAAGAACTGATTATTGAGGCTTTACGAAGAGGCGTTGGCGCCGGGATTCGGAATTTCCGCTATCTCGATTCTATTTTAAGAGAGTGGGAGAAGAAGGGGATCAAAACGCGTCTGGAAGTCGAGGCTGAGGACCAAAATTTCCAGTCCAGACAAAATAAAAAAAATGCCAAACCGTTGAAAGGCTCACCAAAAATCAAAAGCAAATATGATAATATTTATCTCTAG
- a CDS encoding ATP-binding protein has product MKGNEIVVRGGFHLERTDRIIERVLPNQGNTNMEDRTATDLDKTNRNESEIKIQPTVQHGTNIEAGAVCPLCGDRGIILNGDTAVPCSCMEKKRIVNSFKYARLSRELMNCRFEKFSLEYYRNTQQDQEDYLNAQKALKAAKEFVKNVRTNPHEVGLLFTGSVGSGKTFLAASIANEILENNHKLLFLIVPDLLDELRATFSNKSENTEYDLLDIARTVPILILDDLGAHNYTEWSRNRIYSILNYRMNEQLPTVITTNLDFDEIDHYLGERTCSRLLQMCRIFRLSAPQDIRMQNYLKREGLKKDKK; this is encoded by the coding sequence TTGAAGGGTAACGAAATTGTTGTCAGAGGGGGATTTCATCTGGAAAGAACAGATCGTATCATTGAGAGAGTGCTGCCGAATCAAGGAAACACGAACATGGAAGACCGGACTGCAACGGATTTGGATAAAACAAATCGGAATGAATCGGAGATAAAGATTCAGCCGACTGTTCAGCACGGAACAAATATTGAAGCCGGTGCTGTCTGCCCGCTCTGCGGAGACAGGGGAATCATCCTGAACGGAGATACTGCGGTACCCTGTTCGTGTATGGAGAAAAAGAGGATTGTAAACAGCTTTAAATATGCACGTCTGTCCAGGGAACTGATGAACTGCCGTTTTGAAAAATTCAGCCTCGAATACTATCGGAACACCCAGCAGGATCAGGAAGATTACCTGAATGCCCAAAAAGCACTGAAGGCCGCCAAGGAGTTTGTAAAAAATGTCCGGACAAATCCCCATGAAGTCGGGCTGCTCTTCACGGGCTCCGTCGGAAGCGGCAAAACGTTTCTGGCAGCTTCCATCGCGAATGAGATTCTGGAAAATAATCACAAGCTGCTCTTTTTGATTGTCCCGGACCTTTTGGATGAACTGCGTGCTACATTCAGTAATAAAAGTGAAAATACGGAATACGACTTGCTGGATATTGCCAGAACCGTACCGATTTTGATTCTCGATGACCTGGGTGCGCATAATTATACCGAATGGTCCCGCAACCGGATCTACTCCATCTTGAATTATCGGATGAACGAGCAGCTGCCGACTGTCATTACGACCAATCTTGATTTTGATGAGATCGATCATTATTTGGGAGAACGGACCTGCTCCCGGCTTCTTCAGATGTGCAGGATTTTCCGTTTGTCTGCACCACAGGACATCCGGATGCAGAATTATTTAAAACGGGAAGGATTAAAAAAGGATAAAAAATAA
- a CDS encoding ANTAR domain-containing response regulator: MKRAILISQEKQINELNAVLPLANYQAIARTDSGIEALRIAQRVEPDLIICGGDIHGISPLDLVQNLVHANICPVIFVLDQKDYVNLDFALKTNVHHIMTAPLRAIDVVSGIAQAEHQFNREIEQRKEMNKLNDELKTRKLVYQAILILIAGGMDEETAYASIRTEAMTSRKTIRAIAAEVVKGTWRP; encoded by the coding sequence ATGAAAAGAGCCATACTGATTAGCCAGGAAAAACAAATCAATGAATTGAATGCCGTCCTGCCTTTAGCCAATTATCAGGCCATTGCAAGGACTGACAGCGGTATAGAGGCTCTGCGCATAGCGCAGCGGGTTGAGCCTGACCTGATCATTTGCGGAGGGGATATCCATGGGATTTCCCCGCTTGATCTTGTTCAGAATCTCGTACACGCCAATATTTGTCCGGTTATTTTCGTGCTTGATCAAAAGGATTATGTGAACCTGGATTTTGCGCTGAAAACCAATGTCCACCATATCATGACGGCTCCGCTCAGAGCGATAGATGTCGTCTCCGGGATTGCCCAGGCTGAACACCAGTTTAACAGAGAAATAGAACAGCGCAAAGAAATGAATAAATTAAATGACGAGCTTAAAACAAGAAAACTGGTGTATCAGGCGATTTTAATCCTGATTGCAGGCGGGATGGATGAAGAAACAGCCTATGCCTCGATTCGAACAGAAGCGATGACCTCAAGAAAAACAATTCGGGCAATCGCTGCCGAAGTCGTAAAAGGAACGTGGAGACCTTGA
- a CDS encoding phosphodiester glycosidase family protein: MITKKQFVIRFIVGNMLLFILLGPFIVFYGPFHSLTYVTVSTILSSRHPQVADFFLAEQKIAEITQKYGNTSVTVEPVIQHIDHQIVDEENGIRLENIEGKYFKGIVMLVRNPLQIEVAATKEIGVAGQRLSELVTAEGAVAGINGGGFYDPNSQGNGAYPDGITVRDGQLIHENLNAAKSANLIGFNKEGKLILRTVSAKEISSGIIGDLGIRHAVSFEPNLILNGEPQIKGDGGQGLAPRTGIGQKADGTVVFVVIDGRQPDWSMGATLRDLMNVFIEYGAENAVNLDGGSSTELFYQGRIINQLWNIYGERYMPTAFVVMPGKNQSGVGQN, from the coding sequence TTGATAACAAAAAAACAATTTGTGATCCGGTTCATCGTTGGGAATATGCTGTTGTTTATCCTCTTAGGACCTTTCATTGTTTTTTACGGTCCTTTTCATTCGTTGACGTATGTTACGGTCAGTACGATTCTGTCGTCCCGCCATCCTCAAGTCGCGGATTTTTTTTTAGCGGAGCAGAAAATTGCAGAAATCACTCAGAAATATGGAAATACATCAGTTACCGTGGAACCTGTCATCCAGCATATTGACCATCAAATTGTGGATGAAGAAAACGGGATCAGGCTAGAGAATATTGAAGGTAAATATTTTAAAGGCATTGTCATGCTCGTACGTAATCCTCTTCAGATTGAAGTAGCGGCTACCAAAGAGATTGGCGTAGCCGGACAACGCTTATCAGAACTGGTCACTGCGGAGGGTGCGGTAGCCGGTATAAATGGCGGAGGCTTTTATGATCCGAATTCTCAGGGGAACGGCGCTTATCCGGATGGGATCACCGTCAGGGATGGGCAGCTCATTCATGAAAACCTGAACGCAGCTAAAAGTGCGAATCTGATCGGTTTTAACAAGGAAGGAAAGCTGATCCTCCGGACAGTCTCTGCCAAGGAAATCTCTTCAGGGATTATCGGTGATCTTGGGATTCGGCATGCGGTCAGCTTCGAACCAAACCTTATCCTGAACGGAGAACCTCAGATCAAAGGTGACGGAGGTCAGGGCCTTGCTCCCAGGACAGGAATCGGGCAAAAAGCCGATGGTACGGTTGTTTTTGTTGTGATCGACGGCAGACAGCCTGACTGGAGTATGGGAGCCACACTGCGGGATCTGATGAATGTATTTATAGAATACGGGGCTGAAAATGCAGTGAATCTTGACGGCGGTTCTTCAACGGAATTGTTCTATCAAGGTCGGATTATCAATCAACTTTGGAACATCTACGGTGAACGTTATATGCCTACAGCTTTTGTGGTCATGCCAGGAAAGAATCAGAGTGGGGTGGGGCAGAATTGA
- a CDS encoding ferritin family protein, with product MVPGTSSLTQDLVRAINGEYSAIACYAKLAEKAPNQEIRKQILEIRQDEVRHYHIFSQIFTEITGTKPNPQMTEECPAAYRTALKSAFQDEQHTVDFYHNVAEKTQDPFIKEQFKRAAADEQNHAVWFLWFLKV from the coding sequence ATGGTTCCGGGCACAAGCTCATTAACTCAGGATTTGGTCAGGGCAATCAACGGAGAGTATAGCGCGATCGCCTGTTACGCCAAGCTGGCTGAAAAAGCGCCGAATCAGGAAATAAGAAAACAAATCCTGGAGATCCGCCAGGACGAGGTGCGGCATTATCACATATTTTCTCAGATATTTACTGAAATCACAGGGACAAAACCAAACCCTCAGATGACTGAAGAATGTCCTGCCGCTTACAGGACAGCTCTAAAGTCTGCCTTTCAGGATGAGCAGCATACGGTTGATTTCTATCATAATGTGGCTGAAAAGACACAGGATCCTTTTATCAAGGAACAATTCAAAAGAGCAGCCGCCGATGAGCAAAACCATGCAGTCTGGTTCTTGTGGTTTTTAAAAGTCTAA
- a CDS encoding mechanosensitive ion channel family protein: MIFNLDQWLIYKGIEETAAVLIANAAAVVMVLLVSILAFIVTKQVFLRILAFYIHRNKILWDDKLLGRKVFRRLAHMIPAIVIYAVAGLFPEYSGFIQKIAIIYIIVAGTLAMLALLDAIDDIYRTFEASRFKPIRSIVQALKIVVWLIGGIWMIATMIDRSPLLLLSGIGAVTAIILLIFKDSLLGLVAGIQLSSNDMLRIGDWIEMPKYGADGDVTDISLNTVKVRNFDNTITTIPSYALISDSFKNWRGMQESGGRRIKRSIFIDSSSIRFCTDDMLAKFKEFRYLSEYIENKKRELEKYNLEHDIDPAQLVNGRRLTNIGTFRAYLQTYLENHPEIHPEMTRMARQLPVTEYGIPIEIYAFTKDTSWESYETVQADIFDHILAIVPEFELRIYQSPTGYDLRHMGL, from the coding sequence ATGATATTCAATCTGGACCAATGGCTGATTTACAAAGGAATTGAAGAAACGGCTGCAGTCCTGATCGCGAATGCCGCAGCGGTGGTGATGGTTCTGCTGGTCAGTATTTTGGCCTTCATCGTTACAAAGCAAGTATTCCTGCGAATCCTTGCTTTCTACATCCATCGCAACAAAATCCTCTGGGATGATAAGCTTCTTGGCAGGAAAGTCTTCAGACGCCTGGCGCATATGATCCCGGCAATTGTAATCTACGCCGTAGCCGGACTGTTCCCGGAATATTCCGGCTTCATTCAAAAAATAGCGATTATTTACATCATTGTGGCCGGCACATTGGCCATGCTCGCTTTGCTTGACGCGATTGACGATATTTATCGGACTTTTGAAGCTTCCCGGTTCAAACCGATCCGCAGCATCGTCCAGGCCCTGAAAATAGTCGTCTGGCTCATCGGCGGCATCTGGATGATTGCTACGATGATTGACCGTTCCCCTCTCCTTCTGCTAAGCGGAATTGGAGCAGTAACGGCAATCATCCTCTTGATCTTCAAGGATTCTCTTCTAGGTCTGGTAGCGGGGATTCAGCTGTCTTCCAATGATATGCTCAGGATCGGCGACTGGATAGAAATGCCCAAGTACGGCGCTGACGGTGACGTTACGGACATTTCCCTGAACACCGTCAAAGTCAGAAACTTTGATAATACGATTACAACAATTCCGTCGTATGCCCTGATCTCCGATTCCTTTAAAAACTGGCGCGGTATGCAGGAATCCGGCGGCAGAAGAATTAAAAGGTCTATTTTTATTGACAGTTCCAGCATCCGTTTCTGCACCGATGATATGCTGGCGAAGTTCAAGGAATTCCGATATCTTTCTGAGTATATCGAGAATAAAAAACGGGAGCTTGAGAAATACAACCTGGAACATGACATTGATCCTGCTCAGCTCGTAAACGGCAGAAGACTTACGAACATTGGTACCTTTCGGGCCTACCTTCAGACCTATCTTGAAAACCACCCGGAGATCCACCCGGAAATGACCAGGATGGCACGTCAGCTTCCGGTGACCGAGTACGGGATTCCGATCGAAATCTATGCGTTTACCAAGGATACATCCTGGGAAAGCTATGAAACCGTCCAGGCCGATATTTTTGACCATATCCTGGCCATTGTTCCGGAGTTTGAGCTGCGGATTTATCAAAGCCCCACCGGCTACGATCTGCGGCATATGGGGCTGTGA
- a CDS encoding UPF0182 family membrane protein, translated as MRGKSILKPGLKVLVLLIIIIAVLSALSGFYEDWLWFTDLGYATLFWTPFFSKVLIQAINGTMLFLVIFATLMSGRHAFTTFYNERFRKRIRLVEEVNLPPAVSPRRVTISLLVLSAVISIIVSFIVGFTGWLDFLSFVNASSFNYSDPLFNQDLGFFVFKLPFFETIYNAFFSPILILTLFTALFYIMTGVVRFHSIRFWKKDAVVISPTARRHLGILLTLLFALRGFGYYISAYEIVYSHRGHVVGAGYSDIYASLPVFKILVVVSLVCFLFSLIAFFRKDSRLLTLPVSFLIVFSFFTSGIFPTMLQSLVVVPNELQKEAPYIASEIQMTRYAYGLDKIKEQDYTGVEKVTAQDLKNELGTLNNIRLNDPRPMQQIYTQKQGIRQYYKFNDIDVDRYKIGDTYRQVMLSAREISLQDLDPKALTFVNTRFKYTHGFGLTASFANAVTTKGLPAFAVSNVPPQTDYAELKITEPRIYFGELTNDWVVVNTNSKEFDYPLGNDFAKNSYTGKTGIPFTAFNKLMLSLHQMTPRFYLAGEVTSESKLLLYRNVLERVKKLAPFLTYDNDPYAVIDNGRIKWIIDAYTTTNSIPYSSKYSTQDFNYIRNSVKVVVDAYDGTVDFYAVDKEDPILQTYQRIFPGVFKSISEMHNSIKSHLRYPETMFKIQCDMLNTFHMTNTTVFYNKEDAWNVAKEIYGSSEQNVDPYYVIMKLYGETKEEFVLMQPFTPASSSTNSRNNLVAWLAARMDGENYGKLVLYKMPKNMEIDGPFQVESRIDQDPEISQEFALWNQKGSSVLKGNLLVLPIGGNFLFVKPIYLQSTTSGSIPELKRVVIVYEDKIAMTETLEEGLKEIFGRYIPSLDTLQETPVDNAGNPDQTNATDPTKTELQSVLDQIKQIRGMLDALENQLTTINNEGLTVDSGLDTSQELPAGDNAGNTSAGSAKDTAKATVNAGR; from the coding sequence ATGCGCGGGAAATCTATTTTAAAACCTGGTCTCAAGGTACTCGTTTTACTCATCATTATTATTGCTGTGCTTTCGGCCTTGAGCGGATTCTACGAAGACTGGCTGTGGTTTACCGACTTAGGGTACGCAACTCTATTCTGGACACCGTTCTTCAGCAAAGTACTTATTCAGGCCATTAACGGAACAATGTTGTTTTTAGTGATTTTCGCAACATTGATGTCGGGAAGACATGCGTTTACAACGTTTTACAATGAAAGATTCCGTAAAAGGATCAGACTGGTCGAAGAAGTCAACCTTCCGCCTGCTGTCAGTCCGCGCAGGGTTACCATTTCCTTGCTTGTCTTATCTGCCGTGATCAGTATTATAGTGAGCTTCATCGTCGGTTTTACCGGCTGGCTTGATTTTCTGTCCTTTGTGAATGCCTCTTCCTTTAATTATTCCGACCCGCTGTTTAATCAGGATCTTGGTTTCTTTGTGTTTAAGCTTCCTTTCTTTGAGACTATTTATAACGCATTTTTCTCTCCAATCCTTATTTTAACCCTGTTTACCGCACTTTTCTATATTATGACGGGGGTCGTCCGCTTCCATTCCATCCGGTTTTGGAAGAAAGATGCTGTTGTGATCAGTCCCACAGCCAGAAGGCATCTTGGAATTCTTTTAACCCTTCTTTTTGCGCTGAGAGGCTTTGGCTACTATATCAGCGCCTATGAAATCGTTTACTCGCATAGAGGCCACGTCGTCGGTGCCGGATACAGCGACATTTACGCTTCGCTTCCAGTCTTTAAAATCCTGGTCGTTGTGAGCCTGGTCTGTTTCCTGTTTTCCCTTATCGCTTTTTTCCGAAAAGATTCTCGTTTGTTGACCCTGCCGGTCTCGTTTTTGATTGTCTTTTCGTTTTTCACTTCCGGTATCTTTCCTACCATGCTCCAGTCCCTGGTTGTCGTTCCGAACGAGCTGCAAAAAGAAGCGCCGTACATTGCCAGCGAAATCCAAATGACCCGCTACGCCTACGGTTTGGATAAAATTAAGGAGCAGGATTACACCGGGGTTGAGAAGGTTACTGCACAAGACTTAAAAAACGAACTCGGAACGCTGAATAATATCCGCCTGAATGATCCCCGCCCCATGCAGCAGATCTACACGCAAAAACAAGGGATACGCCAATACTATAAATTTAATGATATTGATGTGGACCGCTACAAAATTGGTGATACATATCGCCAGGTTATGCTCTCGGCGAGGGAAATTTCACTTCAGGACCTTGATCCGAAAGCCTTGACCTTTGTTAACACCCGGTTTAAATACACGCATGGTTTCGGCTTAACCGCTTCGTTCGCCAATGCTGTCACCACCAAAGGGCTTCCTGCTTTTGCCGTAAGCAATGTGCCACCGCAAACAGACTATGCGGAACTGAAGATTACCGAACCGCGAATCTACTTTGGCGAACTGACGAATGACTGGGTCGTTGTCAACACCAATTCCAAAGAATTTGATTATCCCCTAGGCAATGACTTTGCGAAGAACAGCTATACCGGCAAGACAGGTATCCCGTTTACTGCCTTTAACAAACTGATGCTGTCTCTTCATCAGATGACCCCGCGTTTTTATCTGGCCGGAGAAGTGACCTCCGAAAGCAAGCTTCTTCTGTACCGGAATGTTCTGGAACGTGTCAAAAAACTGGCGCCGTTTCTGACCTATGACAATGATCCTTATGCTGTGATTGACAACGGCAGGATCAAATGGATCATTGACGCCTATACGACAACGAACAGCATTCCTTACTCCAGCAAATACTCCACCCAGGATTTTAATTATATCCGCAATTCCGTTAAAGTCGTTGTCGATGCTTACGACGGGACCGTTGATTTCTACGCGGTCGACAAAGAAGATCCTATTCTTCAGACCTATCAAAGGATTTTCCCGGGTGTATTTAAAAGTATTTCGGAAATGCACAATTCCATAAAATCGCACCTGCGCTATCCGGAAACGATGTTCAAAATCCAGTGTGACATGCTGAACACGTTTCATATGACCAACACCACTGTATTTTATAATAAAGAAGATGCTTGGAACGTTGCGAAGGAAATTTATGGTTCATCGGAACAAAATGTGGATCCCTATTACGTAATCATGAAACTTTATGGGGAAACAAAGGAAGAATTTGTACTAATGCAGCCTTTTACCCCGGCCTCAAGTTCTACGAACAGCCGGAATAATCTTGTCGCTTGGCTCGCCGCCAGGATGGACGGTGAGAATTACGGCAAACTCGTCTTATACAAAATGCCCAAAAATATGGAGATTGACGGTCCGTTCCAGGTTGAGTCCAGAATCGATCAGGATCCCGAAATTTCCCAAGAGTTTGCGTTATGGAACCAAAAAGGATCGAGCGTTCTCAAAGGAAATCTCCTGGTATTGCCGATTGGCGGTAATTTCCTGTTTGTAAAACCGATTTATCTGCAATCCACAACCAGCGGCAGTATTCCTGAGTTGAAACGCGTGGTTATCGTCTATGAAGATAAGATCGCGATGACCGAAACGCTTGAAGAAGGACTGAAGGAAATCTTTGGCCGTTATATCCCCTCTTTGGATACGCTGCAGGAAACGCCTGTTGATAATGCAGGGAATCCTGATCAGACAAATGCAACCGATCCCACGAAAACAGAGCTGCAAAGTGTACTGGACCAGATTAAGCAGATTAGGGGAATGCTTGACGCCTTGGAAAATCAGCTCACAACCATCAATAACGAAGGCCTTACTGTGGACAGCGGATTGGATACCAGTCAGGAGCTTCCGGCGGGTGATAATGCTGGTAATACCTCCGCCGGTTCTGCTAAAGATACAGCTAAAGCTACCGTGAACGCGGGCCGATAG